The sequence AAAGTGTTCCTCTGCTTGTTTGTTCgtatggtgtggtttattttgtGGGTTTTTACAAAATAAAGCGTATGCACGACATAAGTGTGTAAGCGACATTGATTTGAACATGGCTTAAAAGAAATGTAACATATTTTGCAAAGTATtgtgagaaattcaaagtgacttcaaacaaggttattcactaaaaaaaattgtatttgaaTTGCAACCCTGAGGCTAAATTAGCTGACTTGAAGAAAATTTACAATTTTGGATATAGTCACACGTTGTCTATTTTAGAAAGTTGACATTTAGattgtatttaattaattaataatacattGTGTGTCTAATGAATAATAAATTAAGAATGttagtccaaaaaaaaaacaaaaaaaacaacaactttgttgTAGAATGTTTCTAAAAATGTGAAATTCTGTTTTataatttgaattcctgacaatccaatctttagagaataaccttgttagaatccaATTCTCCCCGAGGAGGAGTAAATACTTGTGGAAAGGGCTGTTATCTGACTGGGTTTTATGGTTCTGTCTAGTGAGATTTGCATTAGAATTGCCAACTTGCTGCCTCTCGGTGTGTTCTTAACACTTTATATGCTGTGCATCCCTTCTGCTCTTCGAGGCTGTTCTGCAGTTCGCCATGACATCGATGGATTAAgataaaaagtgtcaatttggATAAAATGCTAGCAGTCTATGTGCCACTCTCACATTACACCTGCCATCACACATCGCTTGCAAAAAGATTACCCTTAATGTGGTCCCTCCCCCCTTTTCCCATGTAATAGAGTAATGATAATGAACTGTATCTTGCTGATGCATGCAGACAGCAGTATGTAAGCCTTGGGGTGAGTCTGTGCTTTGGGTGCGATGGTAACATGTGGGTGTCCTGTGCTATTTTTTTATGACTGTGCCCTGCCTGTTCCTTATTTCATAAAATTAGAAAGGAACACGTGCCTGCATTACTTTATCTTATGGGTTGATGATCCACACCATCTACAATCCCATCAcaagaactgcaactcccatcaccacCAGCTACACACTGCAATGCTGTGAACTGAGCTGCCAGATGTTGGCATACACAGCTGTGACCAGGACGTCGATTTCTCCCTCAGTCAGGCAATGCTGCTTGAAATCCTTTTAGTAAGACagacaccccacccccccagcacttaAAGCTGACAGCAGCAGGCTGtgagcacagacagacagacaggagtACTGACAGAGAGTCCCCACTGCCCACATGCATTCACCTCATCACTGACATCAATGCCACCAATCACACAAGTCAGGGGGAGGGGCTGAGACAAGCCACGCCTCTCTTGGGAAACTTCAACAGAGACAAACTTGAGCTGCAGCTTGTAGTGTGATCTACAGGCGGGGAGTGATTGCCACAAAGTATCAGTGGGGAGAACTCTGAGGGCTGATACAATGAAGTTCTGCAACACTGACTTCTATCTCCTGTTCAGCagctctgcaacacacagacATGATGAGAATCGCTCCTCACTGAGAAACCCATGTGAAAGCAGCTCTTACCAGGGCGGGGATGTCACAGAGAACTAACCTGACACCTGGCACccagcagtatctgtgtgtgagagACATCATCTCCagatttttagactttttttggATTGGAATTAATAAAACAGACTGATTCATCGCTGAAATAAGTCTCCTGTATACGAATGACACAGAGTGTGTCTAGGGACAGCTAGAAGTACCTGTTGGGGAGATTGCTGACACTCTGCACCTGGATGTGACCTTAATGTCTCCTTTGGAAAGTTACAACATGTCTATTGACAGCATGGTGGTCTCTCTGAACTCCACAAGTAACAGCACTGTCCCAGGGAGACCTCCAACCATCCCATGTGTGATGTTTATATTTGGGGTGGTGGGGAACCTCATTGCCATCATCGTCCTGTGCAAATCCCGCAAGGAGCAGAAGGAGACCACCTTCTACACCTTAGTATGTGGACTGGCCATCACTGACCTGCTGGGGACCTGCCTGGTCAGCCCTGTCACCATAGCCACCTATGTCAGGGGGGCCTGGCCTGGGGGGAAAGAACTATGTGAGTACAGCTCCTTCATCCTCCTGTTCTTTGGGCTGTCAGGTCTCAGCATCATCTGTGCCATGTCCATCGAGAGGTACCTGGCCATCAACCATGCCTACTTCTACAATCACTACGTGGATAAGAAGCTGGCTGGTCTGACCCTCTTTGCCATCTATGTGACCAACATTCTGTTCTGCGCACTGCCCAACATGGGGCTGGGGAAGAACACCTTCCAGTACCCGGAGACCTGGTGTTTCATAGACTGGAGGACTCAGGTGCCCACCTACGCCGCCTACTCCTACATGTACGCCGGGTTCAGCTCGTTCCTGATCCTGGTCACGGTGCTGTGCAATGTGCTGGTGTGCGTGGCGCTGATCCGCATGCACCGCCAGTTTGTGCGCAGGACATCTCTCGGCACGGACGCTCGGATCTCGGACTTCAGGAGGCGCCGGAGCTTCAGGAGGATGGCTGGGGCTGAGATCCAGATGGTCATCCTGCTGATAGCCACCTCGGTGGTGGTTCTGATCTGCTCCACCCCCCTGGTGGTAAGTTCAACCCAGCCATGTGCTCACACTGTACCTTCACAGGAGCTCTGCCACACCCCTAGCCTTCTGCTCCCAGAGAGTTTTATcgttatttcttatattttataatattataatttattttttagatcaTTTCTATGAATAGAATAACTGGGCACTAGACATAAAATGGATCTTTCCTGCACTCTGATCCACCAATACTCAGTTTGTAAAGTTGAAAGTTAAAGGACGGAGAGGGGGCTAAACTCCCAGCGCACAGCGCTAATATATAACCCTGTACAGAATCTGCTTGTAACCCTGAGTATGACATTAAATGCCATTATAGGCTTCATGTATAGGCAAGGTATCTAAGCCAATGTGTAGGGGATATGGGAATGATAGGACATAGATTTCTATTGCTGTTTACTCCAGGGAAGT comes from Pelobates fuscus isolate aPelFus1 chromosome 5, aPelFus1.pri, whole genome shotgun sequence and encodes:
- the PTGER4 gene encoding prostaglandin E2 receptor EP4 subtype; translation: MSPLESYNMSIDSMVVSLNSTSNSTVPGRPPTIPCVMFIFGVVGNLIAIIVLCKSRKEQKETTFYTLVCGLAITDLLGTCLVSPVTIATYVRGAWPGGKELCEYSSFILLFFGLSGLSIICAMSIERYLAINHAYFYNHYVDKKLAGLTLFAIYVTNILFCALPNMGLGKNTFQYPETWCFIDWRTQVPTYAAYSYMYAGFSSFLILVTVLCNVLVCVALIRMHRQFVRRTSLGTDARISDFRRRRSFRRMAGAEIQMVILLIATSVVVLICSTPLVVRVFVNQLYQPEVVKDISSNPDLKAIRMASVNPILDPWIYILLRKTVLSKLIEKIKCLFCRIGGGRRPHSTGSFNCTEGRRASSGLSSHSPSFVSRELREVSSTSQTLLYPLELSDGSFKGSTVLPGATVAIILPGTTNRTLGGSDQSVSSEGPDSEQILLVDEIRTTQTTSNRTSPKGNPLHVTFPDDALNLSEKCI